One window from the genome of Diceros bicornis minor isolate mBicDic1 chromosome 1, mDicBic1.mat.cur, whole genome shotgun sequence encodes:
- the LOC131412202 gene encoding LOW QUALITY PROTEIN: vomeronasal type-2 receptor 26-like (The sequence of the model RefSeq protein was modified relative to this genomic sequence to represent the inferred CDS: inserted 2 bases in 1 codon; substituted 2 bases at 2 genomic stop codons) gives MSPFHTAVNSARLNDLDVTIWHHTRQSLDNDPHVTFHTALDSAQQALALEFAVEEVNRDYDLLPNIPVGFRIYSTHHSDSRTSLKWLAGGDSTIPNYSCQRQAKSVAVTGGATSSLSVQMGALLELYKFPQKPISECSPSCGPGFRKTTCDVEPICCFDCVLCXVGKISNEPGLGQCEKCPEDQYLNKERDCCLPKATTFLAIEEPLGMTLACAALSFSLLTVLVLVVFVRHQDTPIVKANNRSLSCILLISLTLCFLCSLLFFGHPTRVTCLLXQTTFGIVFTIALSTILSKTITVVLAFKATRPESRVRHCTGPRASNSFILTCSLIQETLCGVWLVSSLPFPDTDPYSEPGLIIIGCNKAXSHHFYWVLGYMGVLALVSFSIAFAARNFPDTFNKAKFLTFRMLMFCSIWVSFLPNYQSTKGKIMVAMEIFSILASSLGLLGCIFAPKCNMILLRPDRNTQLSIKRKGDMKRINYETLPQSFH, from the exons CAGGCCCTGGCTCTGGAATTTGCTGTGGAGGAGGTTAACAGGGACTATGATCTTTTGCCCAATATTCCTGTGGGATTCCGTATCTATAGCACCCACCACAGTGATAGTAGGACCTCCCTGAAGTGGCTGGCTGGTGGGGATTCCACCATCCCCAATTATAGCTGCCAGAGGCAGGCCAAGTCAGTGGCTGTCACTGGAGGGGCCACCTCTTCCCTGTCGGTCCAGATGGGAGCACTTCTTGAGCTCTACAAGTTCCCACAG AAGCCCATCTCTGAGTGTTCTCcaagctgtggtcctgggtttagGAAAACTACTTGTGATGTGGAGCCCATCTGCTGCTTTGATTGTGTCCTATGCTGAGTGGGAAAGATTTCCAACGAGCCAG GCCTGGGTCAGtgtgagaagtgcccagaggaccaGTACCTAAACAAGGAGAGAGATTGCTGCCTCCCCAAGGCCACCACCTTCTTGGCCATAGAAGAACCCTTGGGAATGACCTTGGCCTGTGcagctctttccttctctctcctcacagttCTAGTTCTGGTGGTCTTTGTGAGGCATCAGGACACTCCCATTGTCAAAGCCAACAATCGGTCCCTCAGCTGTATTCTCCTCATCTCCctgaccctctgcttcctctgctccttgctCTTCTTTGGTCATCCTACCAGGGTGACCTGCCTCCTCTGACAAACAACCTTTGGAATTGTATTCACAATAGCTCTTTCCACCATTTTGTCAAAGACTATCACTGTGGTTCTGGCCTTTAAGGCCACAAGACCAGAGAGCAGGGTCAGGCACTGCACAGGGCCCAGAGCTTCTAACTCCTTCATTCTCACCTGCTCTCTGATCCAAGAGACTCTCTGTGGGGTGTGGCTGGTGAGCTCTCTCCCGTTTCCAGACACAGACCCATACTCTGAGCCTGGACTCATCATCATAGGGTGTAATAAGGC TAGCCACCACTTCTACTGGGTCCTGGGCTACATGGGTGTCCTGGCCTTGGTGAGCTTCTCTATTGCTTTTGCAGCCAGGAACTTCCCTGACACCTTCAATAAGGCCAAGTTCCTCACATTCAGGATGCTGATGTTCTGCAGCATCTGGGTGTCCTTCCTGCCCAACTACCAGAGCACCAAGGGGAAGATCATGGTGGCCATGGAGATCTTCTCCATACTAGCCTCCAGCCTGGGGTTACTGGGATGCATATTTGCGCCAAAGTGCAATATGATACTGCTGAGACCAGATAGGAACACCCAGTTATCGataaagagaaaaggagacaTGAAGAGAATTAATTATGAAACTTTGCCTCAAAGTTTCCACTAA